The following coding sequences are from one Terrimicrobium sacchariphilum window:
- a CDS encoding FIST signal transduction protein, which translates to MKKCASVHRQGSFDAAEVVSAAAELRTATGGNASIAFAFVTPDYVPHLSEFAEIVRVDGHVVDVVGCTGVGLTSNGVEEETGSGFSLLAVDAPEASFEVVTLKESTLEGSAGTSTWKKIAGSTDPSAWISLANPFLFDVETWLAEWNKAFPNIPCIGGLASGEEETTAVFWNDKIVDALVLGVKGMRVLPLVSQGCRPIGEPLTVTKAENNIVYALGSHPAYEALESAFEGLTDGEKASAKGNLFAGLAGTEYVEDFKPGDFLIRNILGADPNSGAVVIGGIPRIGQTLQYQLRDKDSADNEWRSVLRHAVLEGVKPSASLLFACAGRGSGLFGSSSHDAGLLEEILGDHPSAGFLCSGEIGPVVDKNHIHSYTASCALFFEERSET; encoded by the coding sequence ATGAAGAAATGCGCCAGTGTACATAGGCAAGGGAGTTTCGACGCGGCGGAGGTCGTGAGTGCGGCTGCCGAGTTGCGGACTGCCACGGGAGGAAATGCCTCCATCGCGTTTGCCTTTGTGACGCCGGATTATGTACCCCATCTCTCCGAGTTTGCCGAGATCGTACGCGTGGATGGCCACGTGGTCGATGTCGTGGGTTGTACCGGCGTTGGCCTGACCTCAAACGGGGTCGAGGAAGAGACGGGATCAGGTTTCAGCCTTCTCGCTGTCGACGCTCCAGAGGCCTCCTTTGAGGTCGTCACGCTGAAGGAATCGACCCTTGAGGGTTCCGCCGGGACATCGACGTGGAAGAAAATCGCGGGGTCGACTGATCCCTCTGCCTGGATCTCACTGGCCAATCCGTTTCTATTCGATGTCGAGACATGGCTTGCCGAATGGAACAAGGCATTTCCGAATATTCCATGCATCGGGGGATTGGCTTCCGGGGAGGAGGAAACCACGGCGGTTTTCTGGAATGACAAGATTGTCGATGCACTCGTGCTCGGAGTAAAGGGCATGCGCGTATTGCCGCTGGTCAGTCAGGGGTGCCGCCCGATAGGAGAGCCTCTCACTGTGACCAAGGCGGAAAATAATATTGTTTACGCTCTCGGATCCCATCCGGCGTATGAGGCGCTCGAGTCTGCTTTTGAAGGGCTGACCGATGGCGAAAAGGCCTCGGCAAAGGGCAATCTTTTTGCCGGACTGGCTGGTACGGAGTACGTGGAGGATTTCAAACCGGGCGACTTTTTGATCCGCAATATTCTCGGCGCAGACCCCAATTCTGGCGCGGTTGTCATCGGAGGCATCCCGCGCATCGGACAAACTTTGCAGTACCAGCTACGGGACAAAGATTCCGCGGATAACGAGTGGCGCTCCGTCCTGCGGCATGCGGTATTGGAGGGGGTAAAGCCTTCTGCCTCATTGCTTTTTGCGTGTGCAGGACGTGGGTCGGGATTGTTTGGAAGTTCAAGCCACGACGCCGGATTGCTGGAGGAAATCCTCGGAGATCATCCGAGTGCGGGCTTCCTTTGCAGCGGGGAAATCGGCCCGGTGGTCGACAAGAACCACATTCATTCCTATACTGCCTCCTGCGCTCTTTTCTTCGAAGAGCGGAGTGAAACATGA
- a CDS encoding beta-mannosidase has translation MLQQPLLSDWKFLDPQSRRWLAAQVPGCAHTDLLSHDLIPDPYWGRNELALQHLEELDFTYRKTFAIDEAVLAEERVDLVFEGIDTVATIVFNGKELARVDNMFIGYRFDVTRLLKADGENVLEVRFRSPLKEIRDRLTGEELIEWNDPVGGSSLLRKEARSFGWDWGPRFASSGLWKSVYLEAWSENRFRSVGIRQEHSRGKVKLSFTPRMERRSAGKLAGTLSLDGKKIAEFQGTEVVIKDPALWWPNGHGEQPLYTVELRWLDKSGCVIDTWQRKIGLRTIELDRHPDEFGESFQFVVNGRVIFAKGANWIPADSFVARVTREDYDNLLSSAADAHMNMIRVWGGGIYEKEDFYDLCDEKGLLVWQDFMFACALYPGDRPFLASVKAEAAYQVQRLAHRACLALWCGNNEIEQMPDQIVATKARKKAYESVFYRILPEAVALYDGTTTYWPCSPHNPEGYEKGHNNERAGDCHFWDVWHMRKPVSTYEEKNFRFCSEFGMQSYSSPEVAKTYCSEEDMNVFGPVMENHQKNGAGNLIIMDYVSRLYRFPRDYRSLAYLSQLNQAYCMKVGIEHFRRSMPRTMGALYWQLNDCWPVASWSSLEYKGRWKALQYESRRFFAPALLSLKVLGAESIGKNNIALSTVHGVEIHSVYDGLAPQQKARLNWSIETLDGKVLRSGSRKFVLEYGQSVLQETVDARKELAKYGASEIYLKAELVTEDGAVARRTAFFTAQRYLNLKRSPIRSRVKAVSKTQFEVALASKTFHHAVQVNFPALEFRADDNFVDLYAGEERTITITLSEAASLSAVKDQLEIFSLVDSFE, from the coding sequence ATGCTTCAACAACCTCTCCTCTCCGATTGGAAATTTCTCGATCCTCAATCCCGTCGCTGGCTCGCCGCGCAGGTACCCGGATGTGCACATACCGACCTCCTGAGCCATGACTTGATCCCCGACCCGTACTGGGGGCGCAACGAACTGGCGCTCCAGCACCTGGAGGAGCTCGATTTCACCTATCGCAAGACCTTTGCCATCGACGAGGCGGTACTCGCCGAGGAGCGGGTGGATCTCGTCTTTGAGGGCATCGACACGGTCGCGACCATCGTTTTCAACGGGAAGGAGCTCGCCAGAGTGGACAATATGTTCATTGGCTACCGGTTTGACGTGACCCGGCTGCTCAAGGCCGACGGGGAAAATGTCCTCGAGGTCAGATTTCGCAGCCCGTTGAAGGAGATACGGGATCGTCTCACGGGAGAGGAACTCATCGAGTGGAACGATCCCGTGGGCGGAAGCTCCCTTCTGCGAAAGGAAGCCCGCTCGTTTGGCTGGGACTGGGGTCCGCGCTTTGCCTCCTCCGGGTTGTGGAAATCGGTGTATCTCGAGGCTTGGAGCGAAAATCGCTTTCGCTCGGTGGGCATCCGCCAGGAGCATTCGCGTGGCAAGGTGAAGCTCAGCTTCACCCCCCGCATGGAGCGACGGTCCGCCGGTAAGCTCGCGGGAACCCTCTCGCTCGACGGCAAGAAGATCGCGGAGTTTCAGGGCACCGAGGTCGTCATCAAGGACCCCGCGCTATGGTGGCCCAATGGGCATGGGGAGCAGCCGCTCTACACGGTCGAGCTTCGCTGGCTGGACAAGTCGGGCTGCGTGATCGACACCTGGCAGCGAAAGATCGGGCTGCGCACCATCGAACTCGATCGTCATCCGGACGAATTTGGCGAGTCCTTCCAGTTCGTCGTGAACGGGCGTGTCATCTTTGCCAAAGGAGCCAACTGGATTCCCGCCGATAGCTTTGTCGCCCGGGTGACCCGCGAGGATTACGACAACCTTCTAAGCTCGGCCGCAGATGCCCACATGAATATGATCCGCGTCTGGGGCGGCGGCATCTACGAGAAGGAGGACTTTTATGACCTCTGCGACGAGAAGGGCCTCCTCGTGTGGCAGGACTTCATGTTTGCCTGCGCGCTGTACCCGGGCGACAGGCCATTCCTCGCCAGCGTGAAGGCCGAGGCAGCGTATCAGGTCCAGAGGCTTGCGCATCGCGCCTGTCTCGCGCTGTGGTGCGGCAACAACGAGATCGAGCAGATGCCGGACCAGATCGTCGCCACCAAGGCGAGGAAGAAAGCCTACGAGTCGGTCTTTTACCGCATCCTGCCCGAGGCCGTGGCTCTATACGATGGAACCACCACCTATTGGCCGTGTTCACCGCATAATCCGGAGGGGTACGAAAAAGGCCACAACAACGAGCGGGCGGGCGACTGCCACTTCTGGGACGTCTGGCACATGCGCAAACCGGTAAGTACCTATGAGGAGAAGAACTTCCGCTTCTGCTCCGAGTTTGGCATGCAATCCTACAGCTCGCCGGAGGTGGCAAAGACCTACTGCAGCGAGGAGGACATGAATGTCTTCGGGCCGGTGATGGAGAATCACCAGAAGAACGGCGCGGGCAACCTCATCATCATGGACTACGTGTCCCGGCTCTATCGGTTCCCGAGGGATTACCGCTCCCTGGCTTACCTCTCCCAACTCAACCAGGCATATTGCATGAAAGTAGGCATTGAGCACTTCCGTCGCTCCATGCCCCGTACGATGGGAGCACTCTACTGGCAACTCAATGACTGCTGGCCGGTCGCCTCGTGGAGCAGTCTGGAGTACAAGGGGCGCTGGAAGGCGTTGCAATACGAGTCCCGACGCTTCTTCGCTCCGGCTCTCCTGAGCCTCAAGGTGCTGGGCGCGGAGTCCATCGGCAAAAACAACATCGCTCTCAGTACTGTGCATGGAGTGGAGATTCACTCCGTTTACGACGGGCTGGCTCCGCAGCAAAAGGCACGGCTCAATTGGAGCATCGAGACTCTCGATGGCAAGGTCCTTCGCTCCGGCTCCCGCAAGTTCGTGCTGGAGTATGGCCAGTCGGTGCTCCAGGAAACGGTGGATGCTCGCAAGGAGTTGGCGAAATACGGTGCGTCGGAAATCTACCTGAAGGCCGAGTTGGTCACCGAGGACGGTGCTGTGGCTCGTCGTACGGCATTCTTTACGGCACAGAGGTATCTCAACCTCAAGCGCTCGCCGATCCGCTCAAGGGTGAAGGCGGTGTCCAAGACACAGTTTGAAGTCGCTCTGGCGTCGAAGACCTTTCACCATGCGGTGCAGGTGAACTTCCCAGCGCTCGAGTTCCGCGCCGATGACAACTTTGTCGATCTGTATGCCGGCGAGGAACGGACGATCACGATCACGCTGAGCGAGGCGGCAAGCCTGTCGGCAGTGAAGGATCAACTGGAGATTTTCTCACTCGTCGACAGCTTCGAGTAG
- a CDS encoding ABC transporter ATP-binding protein — protein MALVLLENVVKSYRIGDQEIRALDGINLRIEEGEFIAIIGPSGSGKSTLMHLLGCLDTPSSGRMQLFGRDLTSARADTLAQVRNKEIGFVFQSFNLLPKIDVVRNIELPLLYSGIPAAERRKRAIEVAESVGLGARLNNRPTQLSGGQCQRVAIARALVNRPRIIFGDEPTGNLDSATGEMVLQMFRDLHASGRTVVLVTHDPDVAAVTKRVIEIRDGKVRREYNP, from the coding sequence GTGGCTCTCGTCCTCCTGGAAAACGTCGTCAAGTCGTATCGGATCGGTGATCAGGAGATCCGCGCCCTTGATGGAATCAACCTTCGTATCGAGGAGGGAGAGTTCATCGCCATCATCGGCCCCAGCGGCAGTGGCAAGTCCACTCTCATGCATTTGCTCGGCTGCCTGGATACCCCTTCCTCCGGGCGTATGCAGCTCTTTGGCCGGGATCTTACCTCGGCCCGTGCCGATACTCTGGCCCAGGTGCGAAACAAGGAGATCGGATTCGTTTTCCAGTCCTTCAATCTTCTTCCGAAGATCGATGTGGTGCGCAACATTGAGTTGCCGCTCCTGTACTCCGGCATTCCCGCGGCCGAACGAAGGAAGAGAGCCATCGAGGTGGCGGAATCTGTCGGGCTGGGGGCTCGTCTCAACAACCGGCCGACGCAACTCAGCGGTGGTCAGTGTCAGCGCGTGGCCATCGCCCGCGCCCTGGTGAATCGGCCCCGCATCATTTTCGGCGACGAACCGACGGGCAATCTCGACTCGGCCACCGGCGAGATGGTGCTCCAGATGTTCCGCGACCTCCATGCCTCTGGTCGCACTGTGGTGTTGGTGACGCACGATCCTGACGTCGCGGCGGTGACAAAGCGGGTCATCGAGATTCGCGACGGAAAGGTCCGCAGGGAATACAATCCATGA
- a CDS encoding response regulator: MNKSDIVELLLVEDNPQDLELTLRALKKANLANNIRVARDGAEALEFLFGSEEHMERRIENGPSIILLDLKLPKVDGLEVLKRIKADPRTQSIPVIILTSSKEHTDVSECYKLGANSYIVKPVEFEGFANAVRDLGFYWLLLNQSPRMEV, from the coding sequence ATGAACAAAAGCGACATCGTGGAACTGCTGCTGGTTGAGGATAATCCTCAGGATCTCGAACTGACCCTGAGAGCCCTCAAAAAGGCGAATCTGGCCAACAACATCAGGGTCGCACGCGACGGAGCGGAGGCGCTGGAGTTCCTCTTCGGTAGCGAGGAGCACATGGAGCGCCGCATCGAGAATGGCCCCAGCATCATTCTCCTCGACCTGAAGCTGCCCAAGGTCGACGGGCTGGAAGTGCTCAAACGCATCAAGGCTGACCCGCGCACGCAGTCCATCCCCGTCATCATCCTGACCTCGTCAAAGGAACACACCGACGTGTCGGAATGCTACAAGCTCGGCGCCAACAGCTACATCGTGAAGCCAGTGGAATTTGAAGGCTTCGCCAACGCCGTGCGCGACCTCGGCTTTTATTGGCTCCTCCTGAACCAGTCACCCCGAATGGAAGTCTGA
- a CDS encoding PAS domain-containing sensor histidine kinase yields the protein MKPFPHPPSFSPDKLASSWQTDDALRFLVDAIPNAALLTNKEGVILQANAESERLLGYPQDGLKGCSVDALVPERYRSQHPAFRGEYAHKAEARPMGHGRELYALRRDGTEVPVEIGLNPIKTADDLMIVAVIVDITERKKSEEAMRTLNADLEQRVLRRTAMLQTFLESLPGLYVVLTPTFDIVAASNAYLSATMTKREAITGRNLFDVFPDNPNEGGSTATTELRLSLHHVLENAEAHTMPIVRYDIRDDAGRFEERYWSPINSPILDENRRVQFIIHRVEDVTAFMQQRMRQTSKAELTQTQREQMEAEIFVSSLKVQEVNRQLEAANKELEAFSYSVSHDLRAPLRAIDGFSLAVAEDYGSLLPEEGRRYLEIIRQGAQRMGTLIDDLLTFSRLSRRPLAVSPVEMNTLVRNVLAELSAQHDRRIVEIRQGDLPPASGDLALLKQVWLNLLSNAFKYTRRRNPAIIEIGAILQDGETVYFVRDNGTGFDMRYADKLFGVFQRLHRAEDYEGTGVGLAIVQRVVHRHGGRAWADAKEDHGATFYFTLGDHS from the coding sequence TTGAAACCCTTCCCCCACCCCCCGTCATTCTCCCCTGACAAATTAGCATCCAGCTGGCAAACTGACGATGCCCTGCGATTTCTGGTCGACGCCATCCCAAACGCCGCCCTCCTCACCAACAAGGAAGGTGTCATTCTCCAGGCCAATGCCGAGAGCGAGCGTCTCCTGGGCTATCCCCAGGACGGGCTCAAGGGCTGTTCCGTGGATGCCCTCGTGCCGGAGCGCTACCGGAGCCAGCATCCGGCCTTCCGGGGAGAATATGCGCACAAGGCCGAGGCCCGGCCGATGGGGCACGGCCGCGAGCTTTACGCCCTGCGGCGCGATGGCACGGAGGTGCCGGTCGAGATCGGCCTGAATCCTATCAAAACCGCCGACGACCTGATGATCGTGGCGGTCATCGTCGACATCACCGAACGAAAAAAGTCGGAGGAGGCAATGCGCACCCTCAATGCCGACCTGGAGCAGCGAGTCCTGAGACGCACGGCCATGCTGCAGACGTTCCTGGAATCTCTGCCCGGCCTCTATGTGGTCCTGACGCCCACCTTTGACATCGTGGCAGCGAGCAATGCCTATCTCTCCGCGACGATGACAAAAAGAGAGGCCATCACGGGGAGGAACCTTTTTGACGTCTTTCCGGACAATCCCAATGAAGGCGGATCAACTGCGACGACGGAGCTGCGGCTGTCGCTCCATCATGTCCTCGAAAACGCCGAGGCGCACACGATGCCGATTGTGCGCTACGACATTCGTGACGACGCAGGCCGCTTTGAGGAGCGCTACTGGAGCCCCATCAATTCGCCAATTCTGGACGAAAACCGCCGCGTCCAGTTCATCATACACCGGGTCGAGGACGTCACGGCATTCATGCAGCAAAGGATGCGGCAGACGAGCAAAGCCGAGCTGACCCAGACTCAGCGCGAACAGATGGAAGCGGAGATTTTCGTCAGCTCACTCAAGGTCCAGGAGGTCAACCGCCAGCTCGAGGCGGCCAATAAGGAGCTGGAGGCGTTTTCCTATTCCGTCTCCCACGACCTGCGGGCGCCACTGCGAGCCATCGACGGCTTTTCCCTGGCGGTGGCGGAGGACTACGGCTCCCTGCTGCCCGAGGAGGGGCGCCGCTATCTGGAGATCATCCGGCAGGGTGCGCAACGGATGGGAACCCTGATCGACGACCTGCTCACCTTCTCCCGCCTGAGCCGCCGACCGCTCGCCGTGTCGCCGGTCGAGATGAACACACTGGTGCGCAATGTATTGGCTGAGCTCTCCGCCCAGCATGACCGCCGGATCGTGGAGATCCGCCAAGGCGACCTCCCGCCGGCCTCCGGCGATCTCGCCCTGCTGAAGCAGGTCTGGCTCAACCTTCTCTCCAATGCCTTCAAATACACGCGCCGGCGTAATCCTGCGATCATCGAGATCGGCGCGATATTGCAGGATGGCGAGACGGTGTATTTCGTGCGGGATAACGGGACGGGGTTTGATATGCGGTATGCGGACAAGCTTTTTGGGGTCTTTCAGCGCCTGCACCGGGCGGAGGATTACGAAGGCACCGGCGTTGGCCTCGCCATCGTGCAACGCGTCGTCCACCGCCACGGCGGGCGGGCCTGGGCAGATGCGAAGGAAGACCACGGAGCCACCTTTTATTTCACCCTGGGAGACCATTCATGA
- a CDS encoding efflux RND transporter periplasmic adaptor subunit — translation MKLPTRFILFAVIVAGLGYAGFHWYSGKSATGAPEPAPGETIVTAERRDIESSLLLTGEVTPSLQIDVKPEVGGKIKKIHVAIGDTVARGDMLATIDDRDLQTERAGALTEIEGAKLAVDKTRGNYERAKALYQQKLISKEVYSNLESDFAIAENNLEKAQRRLQTVDDKLRKTVITAPFDGTVLDIPDSVNEGQVVTAAASVNSGTTMMKFASLSRLMIDSHVNQADAPNLVVGQKVDIAVVDGMTGSLTARIESIAPLATVKNNVKGFKVEAEIDQGVGRLKPGMSVSMIVPIGKVANAVSVPVTAVFRDRRDNIVYVRRGATTERRKVTIGLTDFSFAEVKAGLNEGEEILLEEPSKMPAKS, via the coding sequence ATGAAGCTTCCCACCAGATTCATACTCTTCGCGGTCATTGTGGCCGGGCTCGGCTACGCCGGGTTCCATTGGTATTCCGGAAAGTCAGCGACGGGAGCTCCGGAACCCGCCCCCGGTGAGACGATCGTGACGGCGGAACGCCGGGATATCGAATCTTCCCTCCTCCTCACGGGCGAGGTGACGCCATCGCTTCAGATCGACGTAAAGCCAGAGGTGGGCGGCAAGATCAAGAAGATCCATGTCGCCATCGGCGATACCGTGGCGCGAGGTGACATGCTTGCCACCATCGACGATCGTGATCTCCAGACGGAGCGGGCAGGTGCGCTTACCGAGATCGAAGGCGCCAAGCTGGCAGTGGACAAGACCCGAGGGAATTACGAGCGCGCCAAGGCCCTCTACCAGCAGAAGCTCATCAGCAAGGAGGTTTATTCCAATCTGGAGTCCGATTTTGCCATCGCTGAGAACAACCTGGAAAAAGCCCAGCGCCGGCTTCAAACCGTGGACGACAAGCTGCGCAAAACGGTGATTACGGCTCCTTTTGATGGCACCGTTCTGGACATTCCGGATTCGGTCAACGAAGGGCAGGTCGTCACGGCCGCCGCCAGTGTGAACTCCGGCACGACGATGATGAAGTTTGCCAGCCTTTCCCGGCTCATGATCGATTCGCATGTCAATCAAGCCGATGCTCCGAATCTCGTCGTCGGGCAAAAAGTAGACATCGCGGTTGTCGATGGAATGACGGGTTCCCTTACGGCGCGCATTGAATCCATCGCCCCTCTGGCGACCGTGAAAAACAACGTTAAAGGGTTCAAGGTCGAGGCAGAGATCGATCAGGGCGTGGGACGCTTGAAGCCCGGCATGTCGGTGAGCATGATCGTACCTATCGGCAAGGTCGCCAACGCGGTCTCCGTACCGGTGACGGCAGTGTTTCGCGATCGGCGGGATAATATTGTCTATGTTCGACGCGGAGCGACGACAGAGCGCCGCAAGGTTACGATCGGCCTTACCGATTTCTCGTTTGCCGAGGTGAAGGCTGGTCTTAATGAGGGAGAGGAGATCCTGCTTGAGGAACCCTCCAAGATGCCGGCGAAATCCTAG
- a CDS encoding helix-turn-helix transcriptional regulator yields MKSSTPYELLGVAMYYQPEGSEPDYDVVTDGIERVELVIGGRGWLRTPDGYLEIKPGHLLWHITGEETISRSDWKNPYFCLSLHLRVASGHSRPCPRISVWSDLESARVFCDQAVRWNADETVSRDGLVQFIIGSMLIQASQSARQESVKVPMRVSRALQAIEYRHCEKISVPQVARAAGVSCSHLHALFREYFNASPHEMIVKYRLRSAREQLAGTDRSIKEIALGCGFTSAAAFCHTFRSRSGETPLAYRKRQLGR; encoded by the coding sequence GTGAAAAGCTCTACTCCCTACGAGCTCCTCGGCGTGGCCATGTACTACCAGCCGGAAGGCAGTGAGCCCGACTACGATGTCGTCACCGACGGCATCGAGCGAGTGGAGCTGGTCATCGGGGGCCGGGGATGGTTGCGCACTCCCGATGGGTATCTGGAAATCAAGCCCGGCCACCTGCTCTGGCACATCACCGGCGAGGAAACGATCTCCCGCAGCGACTGGAAGAACCCCTACTTCTGCCTCTCCCTCCACCTGCGCGTCGCCTCCGGCCACAGCCGCCCATGCCCGCGCATCTCCGTGTGGTCCGACCTGGAATCCGCCCGCGTCTTTTGCGACCAGGCCGTCCGGTGGAATGCGGATGAGACCGTGAGCCGCGACGGCCTCGTGCAGTTCATCATCGGCTCAATGCTGATCCAGGCCTCGCAAAGCGCCCGGCAGGAATCCGTCAAGGTTCCGATGCGGGTGAGCCGCGCGTTGCAGGCGATCGAGTATCGCCATTGCGAGAAGATCAGCGTGCCGCAGGTAGCCCGCGCTGCCGGGGTTTCCTGTTCCCATCTGCATGCCCTGTTCCGCGAATACTTCAATGCCTCCCCGCACGAAATGATCGTCAAGTACCGCCTGCGCTCCGCCCGCGAGCAACTCGCCGGCACGGATCGGTCAATCAAAGAAATCGCTCTGGGGTGCGGCTTCACCTCGGCGGCGGCTTTTTGTCATACCTTTCGATCCCGATCCGGAGAGACGCCTCTCGCCTATCGCAAGCGGCAACTCGGACGATAA
- a CDS encoding response regulator, translating into MTHPLRILMVEDNPLDAELILRNMKEAGFLVESQRVESEKDLRAALRHDVDIVLSDYCLPQLDGMRALTIVKETRPDLPFIILSGTIGEETAVEAIKRGASDYLLKDRLARLGPAITHAIEQCRTTLERKRIEDQLRWRTAFFEAMVNSSLDGMLVVQTDGTKILQNARFNELMGIPQEIIDNPDDQAQLAFVISRMKEPGPFAERVAFLYSHPAEISRDIVELVDGTILDRHTEPVRNAEGEIYGRVWVFRDVTEERRRESEMAAALAREKDMLRAAQAGNRAKNEFLAVISHEIRTPMNSILGFSDLLARMPELPSTCVDHVKTISSSAESLLRILDDVLDFSRSEAGEMKIENTFFSPRELMQDVHTFLQPLAEEKHLSFLLDIREPVPATLWNDAGRLRQVLINLVRNALKFTSSGSVLLGFQSGSDQGKPWIEYFVCDTGIGIPEEKQSLIFEPFTQVDYSTSRLHGGTGLGLAISRRLVELMSGTLTLESTSGAGSIFRVRFPDTSVPKMTIRPVEAITDQDLNESFASEHPLNILLVEDDLVNLKLLRAILTKLGYTPFVAHDGVDAVKIFSEQHLDCILMDLQMPRKDGLQATSEIRQMETAAHVGHRAFISALTANIVEETRSQCFEVGMDAYLNKPVRRTLLAGTLLQAWNNRQCPVVNPLQHNGRLRR; encoded by the coding sequence ATGACTCATCCTCTTCGCATCCTGATGGTCGAGGACAATCCCCTCGATGCCGAGCTGATCCTCCGCAACATGAAGGAAGCGGGATTCCTCGTCGAATCGCAGAGGGTGGAAAGCGAAAAGGACCTGCGGGCGGCCCTCCGGCATGATGTCGACATCGTCCTCTCGGACTATTGCCTTCCGCAACTAGACGGCATGCGGGCCCTGACCATCGTCAAGGAAACCCGCCCGGACCTCCCGTTTATCATTCTCTCCGGAACGATCGGCGAAGAGACCGCGGTCGAGGCCATCAAGCGAGGAGCCAGCGACTACCTGCTGAAAGACCGCCTCGCGCGGCTGGGACCAGCCATCACCCACGCGATCGAGCAATGCCGGACCACCCTCGAGCGCAAGCGTATCGAGGATCAGCTCCGATGGCGCACGGCTTTCTTTGAGGCCATGGTAAACTCGTCGCTCGATGGCATGCTGGTCGTCCAGACCGACGGAACCAAGATCCTGCAAAACGCCCGCTTCAATGAGCTGATGGGCATCCCTCAGGAGATTATCGACAATCCCGACGACCAGGCGCAGCTCGCCTTTGTCATCAGCCGGATGAAAGAACCCGGGCCTTTTGCCGAGCGGGTCGCCTTCCTCTATTCGCACCCGGCGGAGATCTCGCGAGACATCGTGGAGCTCGTCGACGGCACGATCCTCGACCGTCACACCGAGCCGGTGCGCAATGCCGAGGGCGAAATCTATGGACGGGTGTGGGTATTCCGGGACGTCACGGAAGAGCGTAGACGCGAGTCCGAGATGGCAGCTGCGCTCGCCCGGGAAAAGGACATGCTCCGAGCCGCCCAGGCGGGTAATCGCGCGAAGAACGAGTTTCTCGCGGTAATCAGCCACGAGATCCGGACGCCGATGAACAGTATCCTCGGGTTTTCCGATCTGCTGGCCAGGATGCCGGAGTTGCCCTCCACCTGCGTGGACCATGTGAAAACGATCTCCTCCAGTGCGGAGAGCCTCCTGCGCATCCTCGATGATGTGCTGGACTTCAGCCGCAGCGAGGCTGGCGAGATGAAAATCGAAAATACTTTCTTCTCTCCGCGAGAACTCATGCAGGACGTGCACACCTTCCTCCAGCCCCTTGCGGAAGAGAAACATCTCTCGTTCCTTCTCGACATCAGGGAGCCCGTGCCTGCCACTCTTTGGAATGACGCCGGCCGCCTGCGTCAGGTCCTCATCAACCTCGTACGCAATGCGCTCAAGTTCACTTCATCAGGATCGGTTTTGCTAGGATTTCAGTCCGGATCGGACCAGGGAAAACCCTGGATCGAATACTTCGTTTGCGACACTGGCATCGGAATCCCGGAAGAGAAACAGTCTCTGATCTTCGAACCCTTTACCCAGGTGGACTACAGCACTTCGCGCCTGCACGGGGGTACCGGCCTCGGGCTGGCCATCTCCCGGCGATTGGTCGAACTCATGTCGGGTACACTGACACTCGAGAGCACCTCGGGAGCCGGCTCGATTTTCCGCGTGCGTTTTCCCGATACAAGCGTCCCGAAGATGACCATCCGTCCTGTGGAAGCGATCACCGATCAGGATCTCAACGAATCCTTTGCCTCGGAACATCCGCTCAACATTCTCCTCGTGGAGGATGACCTGGTGAATCTCAAACTCCTCCGCGCGATCCTCACCAAGCTCGGGTACACTCCCTTTGTAGCGCACGATGGGGTGGATGCGGTGAAGATCTTCTCCGAGCAGCACCTTGACTGCATCCTCATGGATTTGCAGATGCCACGAAAGGATGGCCTCCAGGCGACATCGGAGATTCGCCAGATGGAAACTGCCGCCCACGTTGGGCATCGCGCCTTCATTTCCGCACTCACCGCCAATATTGTCGAGGAGACCCGGAGCCAGTGCTTCGAAGTGGGAATGGATGCTTACCTGAACAAACCCGTGCGGCGCACCCTTTTGGCCGGCACGCTATTGCAAGCTTGGAACAATAGACAATGTCCGGTCGTCAATCCCTTGCAGCATAACGGACGACTGCGAAGGTGA